In Plantibacter sp. PA-3-X8, one DNA window encodes the following:
- a CDS encoding MarR family winged helix-turn-helix transcriptional regulator yields the protein MTETRWLSGDEQRSWVRFAAVLELLPAALDLQLTRDEHLTHFDYFTLAMLSETPGRTLRTSALAARTNATLPRLSRVLTRLEEAGFVARTPCPEDRRATNVTLTDAGWDKVVQAAPGHVEHVRSLVLDALTPAQIEQLGEISAALLTKLDPDGRMFASEA from the coding sequence ATGACCGAGACACGATGGCTGAGCGGCGACGAGCAACGCTCCTGGGTGCGCTTCGCCGCGGTGCTCGAGCTCCTGCCGGCCGCGCTCGACCTCCAGCTCACGCGGGACGAGCACCTGACGCACTTCGACTACTTCACGCTCGCGATGCTGTCTGAGACCCCGGGCCGCACGTTGCGCACCTCGGCGCTCGCGGCCCGGACGAACGCGACGCTGCCTCGTTTGTCGCGGGTGCTGACGCGCTTGGAGGAGGCGGGCTTCGTGGCACGGACACCGTGCCCGGAGGATCGACGGGCGACGAACGTGACGCTCACCGATGCGGGCTGGGACAAGGTCGTCCAGGCCGCGCCGGGCCACGTCGAGCACGTGCGGTCCCTGGTCCTCGACGCACTGACGCCGGCCCAGATCGAGCAGCTCGGCGAGATCTCCGCAGCCCTCCTGACGAAGCTCGACCCCGACGGCCGGATGTTCGCCAGCGAGGCCTGA